The sequence TGTTTATGTCCGGCCAGGAAGGCAACACAATCAGCATCCCTTATCGTATCTTCTACATCCTTAGAGACAGGCAGTTCGGTAACCAACTGGATATCATGTTCCTCCACCCAGGGATCACAAATTTGCAACACATATCCCTCGGCTTGGAGCGCCTCAATGACCGGTTTTGTCGGAGTAAAGCGGCAATCTCCGGTATTATTTTTAAAAGCTATCCCCATGACAGCGACCTTCGTTTTCGCTGTAGGTTTCCCACGTCCCTGTAAAAAGCTCTTTATCAATTCCACCGAATAGGTCGGCATGCTGTCATTTACGTTCCGGGAAGCAGGAGGAATCAACAATTCCAATCCAAGATTTTTACCCAATCGGTGGACAAACCAGGGATCTTTGGTGAGGCAGTATCCCCCCACGCCCACCGAGGGAATCAGAATATTCACGTTGCCCGTTCCCTTTGGCAGGCTGTTTGCAGCACGAATGACATCAAGCACATCGATATTCAGTCTATCGGCAACCTTTGCCAACTCACCGGCCAAGGCAATATTGAGGTCGATCCATAAATTATCGGCGAGCTTTACCATCTCGGCTGCTCTGGCATTTCCGACTTCTATAACCTCGACCCCCAAAGCCTCACGCCAGAAGGCGGCAGCACGTTTCGTGGCCGATTCGGTCACTCCTCCGACAACAACAGGAATCGCAGTGAACTCCCCAATAGCTTTCCCTTCGGCAAGCCGTTCGGGACAAAAAGCAAGTTCCACTTTTTTGTCTGCAAGTACCTGGCCCACAACGCCTTCGGTAGTATTCGGAGGAACAGTGCTTTTCAACATTACCAGCGCACCATGACAAACATAGGGTGCAATCATTTCGGCAGCGGCACGAATCTGAGAAAGATCGGGATCATGATCTCCGGACAGGGGAGTTCCTACCGTTATGACAATGGTCTTACAATCGGCAACCACCGACGGATCCTTACCAACGAATAATCTGCCAGCCTCACGACCCTTCTTTACCAATTCTTCAAGTCCGGGTTCGGCGAAAGGACTGCGTCCCTGCGCAATAGCATCGACAATACGCTGATTGGGCTCGACGCCCATAACCGTATAGCCACGATCGGCAAGGACGGAGCCGATAACCGACCCGATATATCCGAATCCGACTACCGCAATTTTTCTATTTTCCATTGAAACAACCTCATACAAATAATTCTTTTGCTTTATCTCACCGCTTGAAGAAACTGTTCGTAATCATTGATATATTCTCCCGCATCGTAATAGATATCACTGAGAGCAAGAAGCAGGCAATCTTCGGAAAAATGATGCAGGACCTTCCAGGTTCTTGGCTCACAATAAAGCCCTTTCGCCGGTGAGTCCAGAAGAAAACTCTCGTATTCATCGCCATTGTCTACATCTATAACACAACTACCCCGAAGCACAATATAGACATTACGAGAACGCATATTGGCGTGATTTCCCCGGGAAAGATCAGAAGTCATGCCATACATATAATAGATTCGAGCAATGGAGAAAGGAATCTCTCGAGCCTCCTCCAGAGCGATAAGCATTCCCCTGGAGTCTCCTCGTTCGGTAAAACAAAGCATTCTTGCCTTCTCCATTTACAGAAGCTCCTTTGAAATTTTCAGTAAATAATCTCCATAGCTTGAAGAGGAAAGCTCTTGTGCCCGGGCCAACAATCCCTCTTTATCGATGAACCCCTTTCGATAGGCAATCTCTTCCAAACAAGCGATCTTCAAGCCCTGGCGTTTTTCTATGGTCCGAACAAAAGAGGATGCATCTAAAATCGAATCATGGGTACCGGTATCAAGCCAGGCAAAACCTCTACCAAACAATTCCACCGCCAATTCTCCATGTGAGAGGTAGTACCTATTCACATCGGTAATTTCCAACTCTCCCCGGGGAGAAGGTGTGATCGATTTAGCGATATCAACTACCTTGTTATCGTAAAAATAGAGACCGGTCACAGCATAATTTGATTTCGGCTTCTCGGGTTTTTCCTCGATGCTCAGCGCCTTAAAGTCGGCATCAAATTCAACAACACCAAAGGCCGTGGGGTCGTCAACGTAATAAGCAAATACGGTGGCACCACTTGAGCGGGCAACCGCTTCATCCAAAACATCGGAAAATCCCTGACCATAAAATATATTGTCTCCCAAAACAAGAGCAACCCTATCATTTCCGATGAAATTTTCACCAACAATAAAGGCCTCGGCAATCCCGTTTGGTTTATCCTGGACCAAGTAATTGAGGGAGATCCCCAATTGCTCTCCATTGCCAAGCACATCGAAAAACCGGTCAATGTCTTTGGCCGTGGATATAATCAGAATATCCCTGATACCAGCCAGCATGAGAACCGATAGGGGATAATAAATAAGCGGCTTATCGTACACCGGCAGCAGCTGTTTGGTAATTGCCTTCGTTACAGGGAAAAGTCGCGATCCGGTACCACCGGCAAGTATGATTCCTTTCATAGATATCCTTTTGTGTATGCCAGATTGTTATATTGGATTTTACAGCTTTGTTCAACACGCTGAGGTAGCATCATCATGAAGATGGTTCCAAGATCATGAAGGTTTCATTTTCCCAGACCGGCACATAGCCATGGGTGTCCAGGAACTCATAAAAGACGTTACGATCGGCCACGGCCATTTTACTGCCCCGTAGAGATCCTTCCTGCGGCCAGCCGTCGGAGGAGGTCTCCTGTTTTGCGATAACGACAATTGGAGGTTTTCCGTACACTGAAAGACCAGCTGCCAATTCTCTCTTAAAATCCTCTGGAGTGAACTGGATAGGCCAAGCATTGCCGGCAAAAGGAATCGTTCCCGACAAATAATGCAACATGCAAACGCTCTCGAAACTCAACAGGGGATCTCCCGGTTTGACATAGCCCTGCAGGGCATCGAGGACCTCGCCAACAACGTTGGCCCGTTGGGGTGTTGTACGAACGCCCCGCAAGAGCGGATGATCAACCGAGGCCGTCATTGCCGAGCGCTTATCGTTATCCCGGTATGTTTGCATCCACAGCTCACGCGTACCGACCAAAAGGCACATGGCCATTAGCAGTAGTCCTATTCCGTAGCGTGTTTTCGCAGACAGCCGAAAATGGTAGGTAACAGTTTCTGATGAACGTTCAACCGAGAATTCGCGTCTCCGCTCTTTGTATGTGGTCCAGAATCGGAGCATTAATGGTAATACCAACACAAGGCCGTATTCCGAAACGGAAATCCCCGTATCGGAACCTGTCGAAAGAAGCAGAAGCGAAAGAAGGAGCATAAAAGCCAGCTGTTTGGAACTTCCGTCACGATCAGCCGGAGAGCCAAACAGAACGGCAATGCAAGTCAGGTATGCCGCTCCTACCATGATGTAACGAAGATTGTTCAATGCTCCTATAATATATAAAAGAAAAAAACCACCAGCCAAAACGATAATTCCACCATATCGGCAGAAGCGTTGTAAGTTGATTTTTTCAGCTATTCGAGAAATGGCGAAAAAGAGTCCTAAGAGAAGGAACCCCCAACCCAAAGCCGATAGATTCTGCGTGGTAAAACGCCGTTCAAAACCGACGGCACCATAGTTTGTTAGGTCATTATTACCAAATGAAACCAGCTCCTTCACCGATTCCAGATATTGGGGCAGCTGCCCCAATAGTGCCATGACGGTAAAAATAACAAGCACACTCAGAAGGATTCCCAAAACAAAGGCCAGGCAGAAGCCAATCGTATGCTTCCGGAAGCCACTCCTTTTTATCCAGGCATCAAAGAAGATAACCAAAGCAACCGCAAAGAAGAGCACATTTGGAATGCGTACGAATACGTTTGCACCGGCAAAAAAACCTGCAACAAGGACAGAAAGGAAAGATTTCCGTTCAATTCCCCGCAAGAGAAAGAGAAGGGTGAGCGAAAGCAATAAAACCGTCAAACTGTTATAGTGAATAATCGTTATCCTATTCGCAAAATTACCGACAAGACCGATGGCAAGGGATAAGAGCAGGAGATTCCGGCCAACCTTTCCAGCATAAAGACGATAGACGACAAAGGCAGTAAGCCAATACACAACAACAGCCCCTAAGCGCATACCGATTAATCCGTATCGCCCGAAACCAATATTCCAAAGTGCACCGGTGCAATAGGTAAGCCAAAGATGGAACCAATAACGGGCTCCCTCTGGATGCTCGAAAAAAAGGCTATAGTTCGTGAGCAGCCAACCGGTATCGGTAAAATCAAGGCCCTGGAACATTAAAGCCAAAGGAACTGTGATAACGGCAGCGAGAGCCAAAAGCCCCCCCGCATTCTGCAAGCGGTTCAGTGACATATTGTTCCGCCTTTTACAAACAGCATCATATGCCCAACAAGAAAAAATACCAGAACATAGCCATACACGCTTTTAAACCACTGTTCACTCAAAATACAGGAAACATGCCTGGATAACTCCCCATCGTATGTATCAGAGGTAAAACGCATGGGCGCTTTCTTTTCTAGAA comes from Sediminispirochaeta bajacaliforniensis DSM 16054 and encodes:
- a CDS encoding nucleotide sugar dehydrogenase, with the translated sequence MENRKIAVVGFGYIGSVIGSVLADRGYTVMGVEPNQRIVDAIAQGRSPFAEPGLEELVKKGREAGRLFVGKDPSVVADCKTIVITVGTPLSGDHDPDLSQIRAAAEMIAPYVCHGALVMLKSTVPPNTTEGVVGQVLADKKVELAFCPERLAEGKAIGEFTAIPVVVGGVTESATKRAAAFWREALGVEVIEVGNARAAEMVKLADNLWIDLNIALAGELAKVADRLNIDVLDVIRAANSLPKGTGNVNILIPSVGVGGYCLTKDPWFVHRLGKNLGLELLIPPASRNVNDSMPTYSVELIKSFLQGRGKPTAKTKVAVMGIAFKNNTGDCRFTPTKPVIEALQAEGYVLQICDPWVEEHDIQLVTELPVSKDVEDTIRDADCVAFLAGHKQFHDIPIKQIVELANPGALIFDGRMFFSKEKIREMESVGLHYKGVGR
- a CDS encoding sugar 3,4-ketoisomerase, producing the protein MEKARMLCFTERGDSRGMLIALEEAREIPFSIARIYYMYGMTSDLSRGNHANMRSRNVYIVLRGSCVIDVDNGDEYESFLLDSPAKGLYCEPRTWKVLHHFSEDCLLLALSDIYYDAGEYINDYEQFLQAVR
- the rfbA gene encoding glucose-1-phosphate thymidylyltransferase RfbA — translated: MKGIILAGGTGSRLFPVTKAITKQLLPVYDKPLIYYPLSVLMLAGIRDILIISTAKDIDRFFDVLGNGEQLGISLNYLVQDKPNGIAEAFIVGENFIGNDRVALVLGDNIFYGQGFSDVLDEAVARSSGATVFAYYVDDPTAFGVVEFDADFKALSIEEKPEKPKSNYAVTGLYFYDNKVVDIAKSITPSPRGELEITDVNRYYLSHGELAVELFGRGFAWLDTGTHDSILDASSFVRTIEKRQGLKIACLEEIAYRKGFIDKEGLLARAQELSSSSYGDYLLKISKELL